AGTGGGTCACTCAGGAACTGGGCAAGCAGGGTAAAAAGGCTTTGTTGCTGGTGTGGGACAACGCCAGTTGGCATATCAGCAAACAGGTCATCTTCTGGATCAAGCAGTACAACCGTGAGGCAAAAGCATCAGGTGGAGTGCGGATTTTGAGTGGTTTGCTGCCGAAAAGAAGCCCCTGGCTGAATCCCATCGAACCGAAATGGCTACATGGCAAACGGGCGGTGATACCTGCTCAGGGCTTGCTTTCGGCGAAGGAATTGGAGTCTCGGGTCTGCGCTTATTATGCGTGTCCAAAATTGGAGCCCCTTGCACAACCTCTTTCGTGATCATGCACTAGGGCAAAAAGGCTTTGGCTAGAGCTTTTAGGGTTACAGACACCCTTGACAATGTTTTGTTCGTACCACACGAGGCTCTCGGCTCTCGGCAAGGGCGACGCACGCGTAGCCCCTACAGGGCTCTCGGCTACATGGCAAGGCTTGCCGAGCCCTGAAAACCCCTTTCTGTCTAGTGTTCTACAGTCCTGAAAATCCTTTCAGCGCAGCATGAAAAGACAAACCCCACCCTCAAGGAGAACAACCATGCAATACCGCACCCTTGGCAGAACCGGATACAACGTCTCAACCCTCTCTTTTGGCGCGTGGGCCATCGGCGGAACGTGGGGACAAGTGGACGATCAGGAGAGCCTGAAAGCCCTGCACAAAGCCCTCGACCTTGGGGTGAACTTCATTGACACCGCAGATGTGTACGGAGATGGGCACAGCGAACGACTGATTGCCAGACTTCGCAAAGAGCGCTCCGAGCCTTTTTATGTGGCCACCAAAGCAGGCAGACGCCTTGAAAAACAGACTTTGGAAGGCTACACCAGAGCCAATCTGGAAAGCTGGATTGGCCGTTCCCTGAAAAACCTGGAGGTGGACACCATCGACCTGCTGCAACTGCACTGTCCCCATCCAGATGTGTACGCCTCAGACGAGGTGTTTTCGGCTCTGGAAGACATCAAGAAGGCCGGAATGATCCGCCATTACGGAATCTCCGTGGAAACCGTGCAGGAGGCCCTGACCGGCATCCAGTACGAGGGGGTCCAGTCGGTGCAAATCATTTTCAACATGTTCCGCCTGAAACCTGCCGAGCAGTTTTTTGCTGCTGCCAGAGAACATCAGGTGGGCATTCTGGCCCGTGTGCCTCTGGCCAGTGGCCTCCTCACTGGAAAAATGAGCCGTCAATCCCAGTTCGAGGCCGATGACCACCGCAACTTCAACCGCAATGGCGAAGCTTTCGACAAAGGGGAAACCTTCTCTGGCGTGGATTACGACGTGGCTCTGGACGCCGTCGAAGAACTGAAAGCCATCCAACCCGAGGGCATGACCCTTGCCCAGTTTGCCCTGCGCTGGATCACCATGTTCCCAGAAGTGACCTGCGCGATCCCCGGAGCCAAAAACCCCCAGCAGGCCGAAAGCAACGCTCTGGCTGCAGACCTCCCAGAGCTTTCTGCTGAAACCATGCAGAAGGTGCAGGAGATTTACGACCGGAAGATTCGGGCTCTGGTGCATCAGAGCTGGTGAGGAGCCGAGGGCACAGGGCCGAGAGCCGAGGGCAAAAGAAAGCTTTGGCTTATGCTTTCAGGGCGAGGCACGCCTCGCCCCTACACAATCCTCTTGACGATTTCCTGGACGTACAGCCTCATGCCCTCGGCCCTCGGCTCTCAGCCCTCGGCAACAGGGCAAGGCTTGCCGAGCCCTGAACCCCCCCAACATTGCAAGACACGCCATAAACAAACCATGGGCAAACTGTTAAATTGGACCCGTGGACAGCTTTTATCAGAAAAGTGTCAAACCCCGCCCGAGGTTTGAGTTTTGCAGCAAATACATCTTCCGGCCTCTGGCCCACCTGATTGTGTTGCCGCTCTCCCGAACCCGGGTGACCCCGCCCATGCTGGTGATGTTTCACACTTTTCTGGGGCTGTATGCGGTGGCCCTGATTCCGCAAGGCCAGACCCTCTGGCCTGCTTTTTTGCTGCAAATCAAAACGGTTCTGGACGGTGCAGACGGTCAACTCGCCCGAGCCACCGGGCAGACCAGCGAAACCGGGCGTTATCTGGACACCAACATGGATTTTGTGGTGAACACCGCCCTGTTTGTTGCGATTGGGGCTTACTCGGGGGCATGGGTGCATGCGTTTCTGGGCTGGGTGCTTCTGGCCTTGATTGGGACCATTGATTTTCAATGGGAGGCGGCCCACCAGCGTTCCAGAGGCAACACTTTCCGGGCCTCTCCGGACCAGACCAACGACAACCCGACCATTCTGGCCCTGATGAAAGGCTTCTACAACGTGGTTTTTGCCCCTCAGGACCGCCTGATCAAAGGCTGGAACGATGGGCGTTTCAAAAGGATCACCCGGAATGCCCGCCCGGATCAACTCAAGGATGCCGATTTGATTTACCACACCCCGAGGGTGCTGGATTTCAGCATGAACATGGGCCTCGCCACCCAGCTTCTGATGGCTGGGTTTTGCATTGCGGTGGGCCAACCTTTGTGGTACGTGTATTGCCTGTATGTGCAGGGAGGCATTTTGCTGCTTTTGCAACTTTACCGCGAGTGGATCACCGTGCAGTTTCTCAAAACATCCTGAAAGAGGTAACCATGGAGCGACCTTTGGTGTGCGTGGGGGCGTTGGTGCAAGGCCCCAGCCAGAAATTTTTGATTGTTCAGACCACCAAATGGCGTGGCTTGTGGGGCGTTCCCGGTGGCAAAGTGGAGTGGGGAGAAGACGCCGTTTCTGCCGTCAAACGTGAGTTTCTGGAAGAGGTGGGTCTAGAGCTTTTTGACGTGCATTTTGTGCATGTGCAGGAAGCCATCCTCAGCCCAGAGTTCTTCAAAGAAAGCCACATGATCCTGATGGATTTCGTGGCAAAGACCAACCAATCAGAGGTGGTCTACAACGAAGAAATCCTGCAACATGCATGGGTGACTTTGCAAGAAGCCCGCACCCATCCCCTCAACAGCTTCACCCTGAAACTGCTGGACGCAGCAGAAGCCCTGCAAGAGGTGGCAAGGTGAGCCGCGGTCAAGGTGCTCTCGTGACGGGCAGTGCTTCAGGGATTGGTCGGGCCATTGCCCTGAAACTGGCTGCTGAAGGCTTCGATGTGGCCATCCACTACCGGAGCAGCAAAGAGAAAGCCGAGCAGACCGCCAGAGACATCCGGGCTCTGGGTGTCCAATGCGTGGCCCTGCAAGCAGACCTCACCAAGCCGCAGGAAGCCGAAAAACTGGTCCAAGAAGCCCATCAATTTCTCGGGAACCTGTCTGTGTTGGTGAACAACGTGGGCAATTACGTGTTCAGGCCCCTCCTCGACAACACCCTTGAAGACTGGCATGACATGCTGGACAGCAACCTGAACAGCACCTTCTACACCTGCCGGACTGCCGTTCCCCTCATGCGGGAACAAAAACACGGTCGGATTGTGAACCTCGGGTATGCCGGGGCGCAAAATGTGCTGGCAAGGCCCGGAAACACCGCTTATGCCATTGCGAAAACCGGCGTGATCATCCTCTCCAAAAGCCTCGCCAAAACCGAGATCAAACACGGCATCACCGTGAATGTGGTCAGTCCGGGCATCATCGAAACCAGCGTCACCAAACCCCTCTCAGAAGTCCCTGCCGGACGGGACGGTTCTCTGGAAGAACTGGTGTCGGCGGTATGGACCTTCATTGATGGGCCAGAGTACATCACCGGGCAGGTGCTGGAGGTTTCGGGCGGATGGAACCTCTGAGCCGCCTCTTGTGACAGGATTTCATGTCTGGGTCGTGAGAAACTGATAACATGAAGCTGTTCGCAATCAAGGAGGCAGTTTATGAAAAACAGCAAGTGGTTCGCTCTTGTGGCCCTGACCGGCGTGCTGGCCAGTTGTAACCCTCTGGCCCTGATTCCACCTCAGAAATTTGAAAACAACCCCATGCAACTCGATGGGGCCAAAATTGCCACCGATGCCTTGCAACAACTGGCTGTGGGTGCAAGTGCTTCCTACCAGACCGATCCTTTTGCAGATTTTGACAAGTCTGCCATGCCCATTCAGGGTGCAGCTCCAGACCTGACCGAACTGGTGATCAAAATCGACAAAGTGCAATTGACGGGCTGCTTGAATCCCCCCGATGCCTTCAAGATCAGCCTGAAAGATGTCAAAGTTTCGGTGAGAAACGTCAACAGTGAGACCGGCCCCGAAACCACCCAGAGCCCCAACCCTCTGGAAGGCAATGCCTCCCAAAAAACCGTCATTGTGGGTGGCTTTGAGTACACTCTGGACAGCACCAAAGAAGTCAAATTCTCCTTTGGACGCGATGCTTTCGACACCGTCACTTCAAACGGAAACAACATTGCTTCCATCTCTGGTCGTGTCGAAGCAGACCAGAACTCTCTGGCTGGATGCAGCGTGTTTGCTGTGGTCTCGGATCACACCCTGACCTTCAGCAACTTCCGTTGATTCGAACACAAAAGCACCCCCAACCTGGGGGTGCTTTTTGTTGCTTAGTGCCAGTTGTTGTTCATTTGCCGTAAGACTTCAAAAGCTGCAATCCCCACCGAGACCGACAGGTTCAAACTCCGGCCCTGACCGGGCATCGGAATGGTGACCGGTTCAATGGAGGTGCGGATCCACTCGGGCAAGCCTCTGGACTCCGGGCCGAACACCAGAAAGTCCCCATCCTGATACTCGACATGGGTGTACACCCGGTCCGTTTTGGTGGTGAAAGCAAACAGCCTTGCCCCCTCTGGAACGGTGGACCTGAAGGTCTCCCAGTCTGCGTGCTCCTGCCACTCCACATGCTGGCTGTAATCCATCACGGCCCGCTTGTACTGCGGATCGATCAGGCGAAAGCCGAAAGGCCGAATCATGTGCAGTTTCACCCCGAGCACCGCGCAGGTCCGCATGATGTTGCCCACATTGCCGGGGTTTTCCGGTTCAAAGAGCACCACATGGATCATGCTTTTTGCTCCAGCAGCACGGTCACGCGGGTTTGCACATGCTGCAAGGCCAGACCTTCGCTGGTCTTGAAAGACACCCCCACTTCAGACTCGGGGAGGTTCAGCAGTTGGGCCACCGAACGGGCAATTTCTGCACGAAGCGGTCCGAGTTTGGGTTTGTCCAACGTGACCACCAGAGCAACATTCACCGGGCTGTATCCCCTCTGGCGCACCAGATTCAACGTGTGCTGCAAAATCACTTTGCTGTCGAGCCCTTTGTGCTCAGGGTCGGTGTCTGGAAAGTACTGCCCGATGTCTCCAAGGGCCAGACCTGAGAGCAAGGCATCCGCAACAGCGTGCAAAATGGCGTCCCCATCGCTGTGGGCCACGGCCCCCACAGGACTCTCTGGAATCACAATTCCCCCGAGGGTCAGGGTGCGCCCGGCCTCCAGACGGTGGGCGTCTTCTCCGTATCCAATGCGGTAATGCATGGGAGACATTATGGCAGATGGGGGCTTCACTCCGCCGAGGGCCAAAAGGGCTTTTGCTAAAGCAATGCAGGGAGTGGCACCTTTCTTGTGCAGAACAGGAGACCGTGTCTTGGTCTCCTTGAACGCTTCTTGTGCAGAACAGTTCACCAACATGTGGTGAACTTGCCCGCTACGCCCCTACAAATGTTTCCCTTGACCATTTTCTGGATGTATTGCTCTCGGCTCTGTGCTCTCGGCCCTCGGCGGGGTGAAGCCCCCATCTGCCCTACGCCATCTGGCTTATCCAGAGCCCTCCCTTGTTAGGATACCCATCATGTCGATGCACACGGTGGGAATTTTGTTGTTGTTGCTGGTCACGGCTTTCTGGGGGAGCACGTTTTCTCTGGTGAAGGAAGCCACCGAGCACATGCCCACCTCCAGTTTCATCGCGTGGAGGTTCAGCATTGCGATGCTGCCCCTGTTGTTCTTCTTGCGCAAAACCAACAAGAAGCTCTGGCGCGATGGCCTGATTCTGGGGGCCTGGCTTGGAGCGGGATACATCACACAGGCGATTGGATTGCAGACCATTTCTGCGAATCGGGCTGCCTTCATCACCGGACTGAACGTGATTCTGGTGCCCATCGGTCTGGCCGTGATGACCGGTCGCAAGATTTCGCCGGGTGTGTGGATTTCAGTGGCCCTGTGTGCTCTTGGCATTGGTCTGATTTCATGGGAGGGGGGCAGTTTTGCCATCGGGGATGTGTGGACCCTCGGGTGTGCCCTCACTTATGCCGGATACATCATCTATCTGGAACGCACTGCAAGCCGCCACGACGTGATGCCCCTGACCGCCATTCAAATTCTGGCGGTGGTCCTGATTGGCTGGGGTTGGTCTGGCATCGAAGGAGCCCTGAAAACCAGCACAGTGCAGGATTTCCAGAGTTATCTCAGCATCGATCCGAAAGCCATGGCTCCTCTGATCTATCTGGGCATTGCCGCCACCGCACTGACCACCATGCTTCAGGTGTTCGGACAGAAATTTGTGACCGCTGTGGAGGCTGCGATCATTTATGCTCTGGAGCCCGTCACGGCCAGCATTTTTGCTTTCTTCTGGGCCGGAGAAACGCTGGGTTACCGGGGCATCTCTGGAGGGGCTTTGATTGTGCTGGCGATGGTGCTCTCACAGTTGCCGGACCGCAAAGAAATCGTTCCAGTGCAGGAATAGCACAAAAACGCAAGCCAGAGGGTGAGGTCAACTCGCCCTCTTTTTGTTGGGTGATACCATCAGGGTTCCATGATCAAAGCACGTTCTTTTGCCTTCTTCAGCCCACCTGAAAACTACAATTTCTGCACTCTGGGACGGTGCATGATCACAAACCGGGTCGGGTTGTCCGAATAGAACTGGATGCCGTCATGCAGGTAAGACCACCCGAGCTTCTCGTACAGCCGTCTGGCCCCGAAGTTGGTGGTCTGGGTGGACAGCAACAGGTTTGAGTAGGGTTGTCGGGTGGTCAGGTAATCGATCATGTGCTGCCCGATGCCCTGCCCCCGGTAACTGGGCAGCACGGCGATTTCCACCAGCACCCATGCATCTTTCAGGGCGGCATGGTGCTCTCCCAGGTGCAGGGCCACCTTGTCGTGCCACCAGTTGCCCGGCACGCTTTTGACCCCAAAGGCAATGGCGACCACTTCGCCATGCTCCAGAGCCACCACGCCCAGAAAACCCTCTTTGCGGGTGTATTCACGGAAGAATTTCAGGGAGGGTTTGTCGTCGTAGCCCCAGGTCAGGGCATAAACCCGCACGCCTGCTTTCAGGTGAGGGGAGGTTTCAGAGTAAGGAACCAGTTCGATGGAGCTATCTGTCACAGCAAATCACACTGGTTGCAAATTTAACATGACCAGTTCGGCATCGCAAAGGAAACGGATGGGCAGGGCGGTCACACCCAGACCTCTGGACACAAAACCTCTGGCTGGCCCAGAGACAAAACCCTGTGAGAAACGGTTGCCATACTTGCTGGGCACATGGATGGCCCCCAGCAAAGGCAACCTGATTTGGCCGCCATGGGTGTGACCAGAGAGGGTCAAATCCACCCATTCAGGGACCTCTGGCAGGATGTCGGGGTTGTGGCTCATCAGGACGATGCCGATGTCTTGTTTGAGGTTTTGCAGTGCAGCGTTCAGGTCTGGAATGCCCCGCCAGTAATCGTCCAGTCCAGCCAGTTGCAGGTCCGGGCGGAGTTGCACAGCAGCATTGTTGAGCAGGCGGATGCCCCTGTCCCGCAGCATGCGTTCAAATTCCATCAGGCGCTCGGGGATCAGGGCGTAATCGTGGTTTCCCCACACCCCATACACCCCCAGAGGGGCTTTGAGTTGACCCAGCACATCCACCAGATCTTGCAGGTTGTCGGGTTCTTCATGGGCGGTGATGAAATCTCCGGTGATCACAATCACATCCGGTTTTTGCTGCAGGGTGGCCTCCACCCACTGTTCGATTTGCTGCAGGGGGATCAGGTTGCTGTAGTGCAAGTCGGTCAGGTGGGCCAGTTTGACCGGAGATTGCAACCCTTCAATGGGCACATTGTGCTGGTTCACCACGAACGTGCGGGACCGCGCATAACTGTACCCCCCGAGCCCGAGTGCGCCAGACACAGCAAGGGCGCTGCGTTGCATGAATTGGCGGCGGGTCAGTTTCACGTTTTCAGTATGCCGAGCTTTGATGAGTGTTGGACGTGAGGAAACGGAAGAAGGACACAGATACGCCAATTTGCCTGTGGGAGCGGTTCTCAGAATTGTTATGCTTCGTGCATGGCGTACATTGTTCAGGCAAACGTGCTCACCCAGGACCCTCAAAAACCCCATGCTGAAGCTGTGCTGGTCGTGCAAGGCCGCGTTCAGGGGGTGGGAAGCCTGCCAGAGATGCAGGCCATGATGCCTTCTGCAGAGGTGCTGGACCACTCTGGAAAGATCCTCACACCGGGCCTCACCGATGCCCACATCCATCTGGTGCGGTATGGTTTCCGGCTTTCACAACTGGATCTGGAGGGCAGCACTTCGGTAGAGGAGGTGCAGCAGAAACTGCAGGCTTATGCTTCTCGCAAACCCGAAGGCTGGATTGTGGGCGGAGGGTACACGGTCACTGAACTGGGCCTGACGGATTATCCCACCAGAGCCCTTTTGGATGAGGTGGTTGTAGACCGTCCTGTGCTCTTGTACTCCCGGGACTTGCACAGTGCATGGGCCAACAGCAAAGCCCTTGAACTGGCAGGCCTGACCCATGCCACCCCCGATCCAGAGGGAGGGGAACTGGTCAGGTCAGAGGGTGACTTGACGGGTTACTTGCTGGAAGCTGCCACCGAACTGGTCAGCAGCAGTTTGCCCACACCCACATGGGAAGAAACGGTGGATGCTGCCCGTCTGGCGGTCCAGACCCTGCGAAATTTCGGTTACACCGCGGTGCACACCATGGCGTTTGAGCCTGCCGATGACCTGCGTGCACTGATGCACCTTGAGCAGAACGGTGAACTGCCGTTGCGCGTCTGGGCCTGCATCCCCCACACCGAACTGGACCATGCGGTGCAACTCGGGTTGTACGGTGGATTGGGAGACCGGGTGAAACTGGGTGGCGTGAAGTTCTTTCTGGATGGAGCCCTCGGAAGCCAGACCGCGTGGATGCTGTCTCCGGGGTACCAGAACCCCCAGGCCACCCCAATGATTCTGGACCAGCCCGAGTTGATCCGTGAGCGTGCCGAAAAAGCCTTGCAATACGGCTTCATCCCCACCGT
This genomic window from Deinococcus misasensis DSM 22328 contains:
- a CDS encoding transposase, which codes for WVTQELGKQGKKALLLVWDNASWHISKQVIFWIKQYNREAKASGGVRILSGLLPKRSPWLNPIEPKWLHGKRAVIPAQGLLSAKELESRVCAYYACPKLEPLAQPLS
- a CDS encoding aldo/keto reductase, which gives rise to MQYRTLGRTGYNVSTLSFGAWAIGGTWGQVDDQESLKALHKALDLGVNFIDTADVYGDGHSERLIARLRKERSEPFYVATKAGRRLEKQTLEGYTRANLESWIGRSLKNLEVDTIDLLQLHCPHPDVYASDEVFSALEDIKKAGMIRHYGISVETVQEALTGIQYEGVQSVQIIFNMFRLKPAEQFFAAAREHQVGILARVPLASGLLTGKMSRQSQFEADDHRNFNRNGEAFDKGETFSGVDYDVALDAVEELKAIQPEGMTLAQFALRWITMFPEVTCAIPGAKNPQQAESNALAADLPELSAETMQKVQEIYDRKIRALVHQSW
- a CDS encoding CDP-alcohol phosphatidyltransferase family protein encodes the protein MDSFYQKSVKPRPRFEFCSKYIFRPLAHLIVLPLSRTRVTPPMLVMFHTFLGLYAVALIPQGQTLWPAFLLQIKTVLDGADGQLARATGQTSETGRYLDTNMDFVVNTALFVAIGAYSGAWVHAFLGWVLLALIGTIDFQWEAAHQRSRGNTFRASPDQTNDNPTILALMKGFYNVVFAPQDRLIKGWNDGRFKRITRNARPDQLKDADLIYHTPRVLDFSMNMGLATQLLMAGFCIAVGQPLWYVYCLYVQGGILLLLQLYREWITVQFLKTS
- a CDS encoding NUDIX domain-containing protein, whose amino-acid sequence is MERPLVCVGALVQGPSQKFLIVQTTKWRGLWGVPGGKVEWGEDAVSAVKREFLEEVGLELFDVHFVHVQEAILSPEFFKESHMILMDFVAKTNQSEVVYNEEILQHAWVTLQEARTHPLNSFTLKLLDAAEALQEVAR
- the tmpR gene encoding bifunctional dihydropteridine reductase/dihydrofolate reductase TmpR; this encodes MSRGQGALVTGSASGIGRAIALKLAAEGFDVAIHYRSSKEKAEQTARDIRALGVQCVALQADLTKPQEAEKLVQEAHQFLGNLSVLVNNVGNYVFRPLLDNTLEDWHDMLDSNLNSTFYTCRTAVPLMREQKHGRIVNLGYAGAQNVLARPGNTAYAIAKTGVIILSKSLAKTEIKHGITVNVVSPGIIETSVTKPLSEVPAGRDGSLEELVSAVWTFIDGPEYITGQVLEVSGGWNL
- a CDS encoding tRNA (cytidine(34)-2'-O)-methyltransferase, which translates into the protein MIHVVLFEPENPGNVGNIMRTCAVLGVKLHMIRPFGFRLIDPQYKRAVMDYSQHVEWQEHADWETFRSTVPEGARLFAFTTKTDRVYTHVEYQDGDFLVFGPESRGLPEWIRTSIEPVTIPMPGQGRSLNLSVSVGIAAFEVLRQMNNNWH
- the ispF gene encoding 2-C-methyl-D-erythritol 2,4-cyclodiphosphate synthase; the encoded protein is MSPMHYRIGYGEDAHRLEAGRTLTLGGIVIPESPVGAVAHSDGDAILHAVADALLSGLALGDIGQYFPDTDPEHKGLDSKVILQHTLNLVRQRGYSPVNVALVVTLDKPKLGPLRAEIARSVAQLLNLPESEVGVSFKTSEGLALQHVQTRVTVLLEQKA
- a CDS encoding DMT family transporter — protein: MSMHTVGILLLLLVTAFWGSTFSLVKEATEHMPTSSFIAWRFSIAMLPLLFFLRKTNKKLWRDGLILGAWLGAGYITQAIGLQTISANRAAFITGLNVILVPIGLAVMTGRKISPGVWISVALCALGIGLISWEGGSFAIGDVWTLGCALTYAGYIIYLERTASRHDVMPLTAIQILAVVLIGWGWSGIEGALKTSTVQDFQSYLSIDPKAMAPLIYLGIAATALTTMLQVFGQKFVTAVEAAIIYALEPVTASIFAFFWAGETLGYRGISGGALIVLAMVLSQLPDRKEIVPVQE
- a CDS encoding GNAT family N-acetyltransferase, encoding MTDSSIELVPYSETSPHLKAGVRVYALTWGYDDKPSLKFFREYTRKEGFLGVVALEHGEVVAIAFGVKSVPGNWWHDKVALHLGEHHAALKDAWVLVEIAVLPSYRGQGIGQHMIDYLTTRQPYSNLLLSTQTTNFGARRLYEKLGWSYLHDGIQFYSDNPTRFVIMHRPRVQKL
- a CDS encoding metallophosphoesterase, yielding MKLTRRQFMQRSALAVSGALGLGGYSYARSRTFVVNQHNVPIEGLQSPVKLAHLTDLHYSNLIPLQQIEQWVEATLQQKPDVIVITGDFITAHEEPDNLQDLVDVLGQLKAPLGVYGVWGNHDYALIPERLMEFERMLRDRGIRLLNNAAVQLRPDLQLAGLDDYWRGIPDLNAALQNLKQDIGIVLMSHNPDILPEVPEWVDLTLSGHTHGGQIRLPLLGAIHVPSKYGNRFSQGFVSGPARGFVSRGLGVTALPIRFLCDAELVMLNLQPV
- a CDS encoding amidohydrolase; translation: MAYIVQANVLTQDPQKPHAEAVLVVQGRVQGVGSLPEMQAMMPSAEVLDHSGKILTPGLTDAHIHLVRYGFRLSQLDLEGSTSVEEVQQKLQAYASRKPEGWIVGGGYTVTELGLTDYPTRALLDEVVVDRPVLLYSRDLHSAWANSKALELAGLTHATPDPEGGELVRSEGDLTGYLLEAATELVSSSLPTPTWEETVDAARLAVQTLRNFGYTAVHTMAFEPADDLRALMHLEQNGELPLRVWACIPHTELDHAVQLGLYGGLGDRVKLGGVKFFLDGALGSQTAWMLSPGYQNPQATPMILDQPELIRERAEKALQYGFIPTVHAIGDQANRTLLDLYSELKPLADQKGLRLRLEHAQHLSRADIQRFADLQVTASMQPVHLIGDARLVRELVPHLEDTTYAVKSLQDAGALLAFGSDAPVANPDPQLSFAAATQRLGTDGKPFSPQERLTPEETLWAHTRGPALAVGWQDYGIIQPGARADFSLWDELGGKAEALTFNGI